One stretch of Pomacea canaliculata isolate SZHN2017 linkage group LG11, ASM307304v1, whole genome shotgun sequence DNA includes these proteins:
- the LOC112575989 gene encoding probable palmitoyltransferase ZDHHC12, translated as MKCPPYHRCGAKLFVRLTHTVLCLGVPASLLSKDTILAHALLHGENLVVGILYVALLAFSLSMYYAACFVDPGYLPVVKKRPVKLTATSSTEAADSDEEGSTMLKFQTSEGDFKYRQCDFCEIQQPMRTKHCEDCGKCVRKYDHHCPWLEACIGERNHKFFWLFLLATSALTPWTLYMTWNGIEYQPQWGDWIKTNILLMINILIEVAGGFIVVGLLSFHTFLMLRGLTTWEAASRERITYLKYLDENYNPFNEGLCKNTFYFLCSFHSRKWEGVYTKHAQINSSVA; from the exons ATGAAGTGTCCACCGTATCATCGGTGTGGGGCGAAGCTCTTTGTTCGTCTTACGCACACTGTGCTGTGCTTAGGCGTTCCAGCGTCGCTTTTATCTAAGGATACAA tTCTGGCACATGCATTGCTGCATGGAGAAAACCTGGTTGTGGGCATACTGTATGTAGCACTGCTGGCCTTTTCTCTCAGCATGTACTATGCAGCTTGTTTTGTTGACCCAGGTTACCTGCCAGTGGTGAAGAAG AGACCTGTCAAACTCACAGCCACCAGCAGTACTGAGGCAGCAGACTCAGATGAGGAAGGGTCAACTATGCTGAAGTTTCAGACATCTGAAGGAGACTTTAAGTACCGTCAGTGTGACTTTTGTGAAATTCAG CAACCAATGCGGACCAAGCACTGTGAGGATTGTGGAAAATGTGTCCGCAAATATGACCATCATTGCCCTTGGCTGGAGGCGTGCATAGGGGAGCGCAACCACAAGTTCTTTTGGCTTTTCCTCTTGGCTACCTCTGCACTTACACCATGGACATTATACATGACTTG GAACGGGATTGAATACCAACCACAGTGGGGAGACTGGATCAAGACAAATATTCTActcatgataaatattttgattgaaGTGGCAGGCGGCTTCATTGTGGTGGGTCTCTTGAGCTTCCACACCTTCCTAATGCTGCGGGGGCTGACAACATGGGAAGCAGCCTCTCGAGAACGGATCACCTACCTGAAATACCTAGATGAGAATTACAACCCTTTTAATGAGGGTCTCTGCAAGAacactttttactttttgtgttcaTTCCATAGTCGCAAGTGGGAGGGTGTATACACTAAACATGCTCAGATCAACAGCTCTGTTGCTTGA